In Stomatohabitans albus, one genomic interval encodes:
- a CDS encoding peptidylprolyl isomerase produces MTDSSSADTKRPSGTMQRMSNAKVLVVGLLIVSMATAGLAFVPGLFSSSPEQLNEQAQADSFVPTPVGEDETVWTANGASHTRKAVQDMLKPFATQRLLDALADPGTADPSLATNLSATLSSVISADLIAQAVAEAQVGVTDEELRTKLDEFISENFKDDATYQAALAQFDLTEAGMLQQLRFPMEAERLTDARYPIDDAVVQEQLKPLYDEKYKSGKIIRHMQFPTVEEADAAMKRLVDGEDFATVAQELSKDPFTAKKGGLIGPYQQGMIDKAFDDAVTGTDVGKLGGPFQGSDGWHIIKVEAVPTFEQAHDELVDQARKAIQAQNWITLSEEIEHDAGIDLDTRFGRWKGMAFGGITPAFEVRLQQNQGQARQQAAPSERAAGSS; encoded by the coding sequence ATGACCGATTCTTCATCAGCGGACACCAAACGCCCTTCGGGCACAATGCAACGCATGAGTAACGCGAAGGTACTTGTGGTTGGCCTCCTTATTGTGTCGATGGCAACTGCCGGACTTGCTTTTGTACCGGGGTTATTTTCTAGTTCCCCAGAGCAGCTCAACGAACAAGCCCAAGCTGACAGTTTTGTTCCAACGCCCGTTGGTGAGGACGAAACGGTTTGGACCGCAAACGGTGCGTCTCATACACGAAAAGCTGTTCAAGACATGTTGAAACCTTTTGCGACGCAACGCTTACTTGACGCGCTCGCCGACCCCGGCACAGCTGACCCTTCTCTGGCCACAAATCTGTCTGCAACACTTAGTTCAGTTATCAGTGCTGACTTGATTGCCCAAGCCGTAGCCGAGGCCCAAGTTGGGGTAACCGATGAGGAATTACGAACAAAACTTGATGAGTTTATCAGTGAGAACTTTAAGGATGATGCCACCTATCAAGCGGCGTTAGCACAGTTTGATTTAACTGAGGCGGGCATGTTACAGCAGCTGCGATTCCCGATGGAAGCTGAACGGCTCACTGATGCGCGGTATCCCATTGATGATGCGGTTGTTCAAGAACAACTCAAACCGCTCTATGACGAGAAATACAAGTCTGGGAAAATTATTCGTCATATGCAGTTCCCCACAGTCGAAGAAGCCGATGCCGCAATGAAACGCCTGGTAGACGGTGAGGATTTTGCCACGGTGGCCCAAGAACTCTCGAAAGACCCATTTACCGCCAAGAAAGGTGGGCTGATCGGGCCTTACCAACAGGGAATGATTGATAAAGCCTTTGATGACGCGGTAACTGGTACTGATGTAGGCAAACTCGGCGGCCCGTTTCAAGGCTCCGATGGGTGGCACATCATCAAGGTTGAGGCAGTGCCCACATTTGAACAGGCTCACGATGAGCTCGTTGACCAGGCCCGAAAAGCCATCCAAGCCCAAAACTGGATCACGTTATCCGAAGAAATTGAACACGACGCCGGTATCGACCTCGATACACGGTTTGGACGGTGGAAAGGCATGGCATTTGGTGGTATCACACCGGCATTTGAAGTTCGGCTTCAACAAAACCAAGGTCAAGCACGCCAACAGGCCGCACCGTCAGAACGTGCAGCCGGTTCGTCGTAG
- the ahcY gene encoding adenosylhomocysteinase has protein sequence MSTDRVLGPDDFKVADLSLAAWGRHEITLAENEMPGLMAIRDEFRASQPLKGARIGGSLHMTIQTAVLIETLVDLGADVRWCSCNIYSTQDHAAAAIAVGPNGTPEEPRGVPVFAWKGETLEEYWWATQRMLDFGEEHPINMILDDGGDATMLVHDGASFEHAGGVRDDRPDDSDEYKVVLQALRDQFAKDNMYFTRLAKGIKGVTEETTTGVHRLIHLAERGELLFPAMNVNDAVTKSKFDNKYGCRHSLIDGFNRATDVLIGGKTALVCGYGDVGKGCAESLRGQGAHVMVTEVDPICALQAAMDGFPVRQIEDVVGEVDLFVTTTGNKDIIRLEHMKAMKHLAIVSNIGHFDNEIQVAALEHDPDIEFVEVKPQVDEVKFPDGHSIILLSRGRLMNLGNATGHPSFVMSNSFANQTLAQIELFTKPDQYPVGVYVLPKILDEKVARLHLDALGAKLTTLTQEQADYIGVTVDGPYKPDSYRY, from the coding sequence ATGTCTACTGACCGTGTGTTAGGGCCTGATGATTTCAAGGTTGCCGACTTGAGTTTGGCTGCGTGGGGCCGCCATGAAATTACGCTGGCTGAAAATGAAATGCCTGGCCTGATGGCGATTCGTGACGAGTTTCGTGCGTCACAGCCGTTAAAGGGCGCACGTATCGGGGGCAGTCTGCACATGACTATCCAAACGGCAGTGCTCATTGAAACCCTTGTCGATCTCGGTGCCGATGTGCGCTGGTGTTCATGCAATATCTATTCCACCCAAGATCACGCCGCTGCTGCGATAGCCGTTGGCCCCAACGGGACCCCTGAAGAACCTCGCGGTGTACCCGTTTTTGCCTGGAAAGGTGAAACACTCGAAGAGTACTGGTGGGCTACTCAACGCATGCTGGATTTCGGTGAAGAACACCCCATCAACATGATTCTCGATGACGGCGGCGATGCCACCATGCTTGTGCATGACGGCGCATCCTTTGAACACGCTGGCGGCGTGCGCGATGACCGCCCTGATGACAGCGATGAATACAAGGTTGTCCTCCAGGCGCTACGCGATCAATTCGCCAAAGACAATATGTATTTCACTCGTCTCGCCAAGGGCATCAAGGGTGTCACCGAGGAAACGACCACCGGTGTGCACCGACTCATTCACCTTGCCGAACGTGGTGAACTGCTCTTTCCTGCGATGAATGTGAATGACGCGGTAACGAAGTCCAAGTTCGACAATAAATACGGTTGCCGCCACTCACTCATCGATGGCTTCAACCGTGCAACTGATGTGCTCATCGGTGGCAAAACCGCGCTGGTCTGCGGCTATGGCGATGTAGGCAAGGGGTGTGCCGAAAGTCTGCGCGGTCAGGGTGCGCATGTGATGGTCACCGAAGTTGATCCGATTTGTGCACTCCAAGCCGCTATGGATGGCTTCCCCGTTCGCCAGATTGAAGATGTGGTAGGTGAGGTTGATCTATTTGTGACCACCACCGGCAATAAAGACATCATTCGTCTTGAACACATGAAAGCGATGAAGCACCTGGCGATTGTGTCCAATATTGGCCACTTTGATAACGAGATTCAGGTTGCGGCATTAGAGCATGATCCTGACATTGAGTTTGTTGAAGTAAAGCCACAAGTTGATGAAGTGAAGTTCCCTGATGGCCACTCAATTATCTTGTTAAGCCGTGGTCGCCTCATGAACTTAGGGAATGCCACCGGACACCCAAGCTTTGTGATGAGTAATTCCTTCGCCAATCAAACGTTGGCTCAGATTGAATTATTCACCAAACCAGACCAGTACCCCGTTGGTGTGTACGTCCTTCCAAAGATTTTGGATGAAAAGGTTGCACGGTTACACCTCGATGCCTTGGGTGCCAAGTTAACAACCTTGACCCAAGAACAGGCTGACTACATCGGGGTCACGGTAGATGGCCCGTATAAGCCAGATAGTTACCGCTACTAA
- the purN gene encoding phosphoribosylglycinamide formyltransferase, whose product MDRQVRIVCLASGSGTNFQALLDADLTPGQIIGLVSDNPNAKALKRAQDANVPTRVVPMGEFATRDAWNEGLIETVEELNPDLVVLAGFMRILAPAFVSRFITINIHPALLPSFPGAHGARDALAYGVKMTGCTVHLVDAGVDTGPIIEQAAVPVLSDDTPSTLQARIQQEEHRLYPTVIKDWCNGAYAITTDSGRSRVIRLI is encoded by the coding sequence ATGGATAGACAAGTGCGTATCGTGTGTTTGGCGAGCGGGTCAGGAACAAATTTCCAAGCGCTACTTGACGCTGACCTTACTCCTGGACAAATCATTGGTCTGGTTAGCGACAACCCCAACGCCAAGGCGCTTAAAAGAGCGCAGGACGCGAATGTCCCCACACGCGTAGTACCCATGGGTGAGTTTGCGACGCGAGACGCATGGAATGAGGGATTAATTGAAACGGTCGAAGAGCTTAATCCGGACCTTGTTGTGCTTGCCGGCTTTATGCGTATCTTGGCTCCCGCCTTTGTTTCCCGATTCATCACGATAAATATCCATCCGGCATTACTGCCGTCGTTCCCCGGGGCGCATGGAGCTCGTGACGCCCTGGCGTATGGGGTCAAAATGACCGGCTGTACCGTGCATCTTGTTGATGCTGGGGTCGATACGGGGCCAATTATTGAACAAGCTGCAGTACCCGTGCTTTCCGACGATACCCCGTCAACGTTGCAGGCAAGGATTCAGCAAGAAGAACACCGTCTTTACCCAACAGTGATTAAAGATTGGTGTAATGGGGCATATGCCATCACAACGGATAGCGGTCGAAGCCGAGTAATTCGCCTAATCTGA
- a CDS encoding malate dehydrogenase, whose amino-acid sequence MKEPIRVAITGAAGQIGYALCFRVASGQAFGDDQPVILHLLEIPQVLEKVKGVIMELEDCAFPLLAGVEAFDDPNAAFKDIDAAFLVGSRPRGPGMERADLLEANAQIFSVQGKALNDNAKPTVKVLVVGNPANTNALIACNHAPAIPDEQFHAMTRLDHNRAMAQVAQKLGKTVNDVKNMTIWGNHSSTQFPDLFHCEVDGKNAFEAIGDQDWYENTFIPTVQKRGAAIIDARGASSAASAANGAIDHMYTWWLGTPEDSWTSMSVISDGSYGIPEGLFYSFPIRVKNGKAEIVQGLEINDFCRSKMDATAQELAEERDTVRELGMI is encoded by the coding sequence ATGAAAGAACCTATCCGCGTTGCAATTACCGGCGCTGCCGGCCAGATCGGCTATGCCCTGTGCTTCCGCGTCGCGTCGGGCCAAGCCTTTGGCGACGACCAGCCCGTCATTTTGCATCTGCTTGAAATCCCACAGGTTTTGGAGAAGGTCAAGGGCGTCATCATGGAGCTCGAAGACTGTGCCTTCCCATTGCTTGCTGGTGTCGAGGCTTTTGATGATCCCAATGCGGCATTCAAGGACATTGACGCTGCCTTCCTGGTTGGCTCTCGCCCACGTGGCCCCGGCATGGAGCGTGCCGACTTGTTGGAAGCAAATGCCCAAATCTTTAGTGTTCAGGGCAAGGCCCTCAACGACAATGCGAAGCCAACAGTCAAGGTGCTCGTTGTTGGCAACCCGGCTAACACGAATGCCCTTATCGCATGCAACCACGCCCCAGCTATTCCCGATGAACAGTTCCATGCGATGACCCGTCTTGACCACAACCGTGCGATGGCTCAGGTTGCTCAAAAGCTTGGCAAGACCGTTAACGACGTTAAGAACATGACTATTTGGGGTAACCACTCCTCAACTCAGTTCCCTGACTTGTTCCACTGTGAAGTGGATGGCAAGAACGCTTTTGAAGCTATTGGCGACCAGGACTGGTACGAAAATACCTTCATTCCCACCGTTCAAAAGCGCGGTGCCGCCATCATCGATGCTCGTGGGGCATCCTCTGCCGCATCCGCCGCAAACGGTGCGATTGACCACATGTACACCTGGTGGCTTGGTACCCCAGAAGATTCTTGGACCTCCATGTCGGTCATTTCAGATGGCTCCTACGGTATCCCCGAAGGACTCTTCTATTCCTTCCCAATCCGTGTGAAGAATGGCAAAGCTGAAATCGTACAGGGCCTTGAAATCAATGATTTCTGCCGTTCAAAGATGGACGCAACCGCACAAGAACTTGCCGAAGAACGTGATACCGTTCGTGAATTAGGCATGATCTAA
- a CDS encoding ATP-dependent helicase produces the protein MPDHTEPDTSLPDLNDQIDTLNEAQRQAVLFGLGPLMVVAGAGSGKTRVLTHRIARLIADGAHPQSILAITFTNKAAQEMKDRVGRLVGDNLVGITRDTAGVIQTQRWGGMWVQTFHAACARILRKEAHRLGYNKQFTIHDTGDTRQMIKRCAEANQVDTKRQTPRMLAQMISAAKNELIDYETYGEQAQSLQEKIAADVYRTYEERMVLANAMDFDDLLYKTVNIFELFDDVRDYYREQFQHILVDEWQDTNLAQYELIKLLGAPDGNVCVVGDTDQSIYGFRGADIRNMLNFEKDFPSVTTIVLDRNYRSTQRILDAANAVISNNKDRLEKNLWTDVGDGAKIVVHHAEDDGGEARYIVDQVNQLTSTGNYKRADCVVLYRTNAQSRSLEEALLGDGQAYQILGATRFYDRAEVKDTVAYLTLIVNPANDVAVERVINTPRRGIGDKTVELLANYAAQHQMPLLEACRHVDQVNGLGARAVAAVKAFLSTIDDLQTLLGQPDLELASLVNEVITISGIREFYVEQDTPEALAKLENLNELVQGAEDFATHDIDIDDDTNGLAAYLERVSLLGEQDHLGDASERITLMTIHNAKGLEYPVVFVAGLEEGIFPHEMSLGTPEGLQEERRLAYVAITRAEQRLFLTRAKQRTLYGRATLNTPSRFLREVPDNLVDGSTTVGRPKQIKNRLAAARKRVAETPTFVVGEIVTHAHFGRGVVLDLPDGKQDEIIVKFDKAGKKRLSLALANLTAAEYGN, from the coding sequence ATGCCCGACCACACCGAACCCGACACATCGCTCCCTGATCTGAACGACCAAATAGACACGCTGAATGAGGCTCAGCGTCAGGCCGTCCTATTCGGATTAGGGCCACTCATGGTGGTGGCCGGTGCCGGATCAGGCAAAACACGGGTGCTCACCCACCGCATCGCCCGCCTCATTGCTGACGGGGCCCACCCGCAATCCATCTTGGCCATCACGTTTACCAACAAAGCCGCCCAAGAAATGAAAGACCGGGTGGGCCGCCTGGTTGGTGACAATCTGGTTGGTATCACCCGTGACACCGCAGGTGTGATCCAAACCCAACGCTGGGGCGGGATGTGGGTCCAAACCTTCCACGCTGCCTGTGCCCGTATCTTGCGAAAAGAAGCACACCGGCTGGGATACAACAAACAGTTCACGATTCATGACACGGGCGACACCCGTCAGATGATTAAACGGTGCGCCGAAGCCAACCAAGTAGACACCAAACGTCAAACCCCGCGCATGTTGGCGCAGATGATTAGCGCAGCCAAAAACGAGCTCATTGACTACGAAACCTATGGTGAACAAGCCCAGAGCCTGCAAGAAAAAATAGCTGCAGACGTCTACCGCACCTATGAAGAACGCATGGTGTTAGCCAACGCCATGGACTTTGACGATTTGCTCTATAAAACCGTCAACATTTTTGAACTTTTCGACGATGTTCGTGACTACTACCGCGAACAGTTCCAGCACATCTTGGTAGACGAATGGCAAGACACCAACCTTGCCCAATACGAACTGATTAAACTCCTCGGCGCCCCAGACGGCAACGTATGCGTGGTGGGCGATACGGACCAGTCCATCTATGGGTTCCGTGGGGCTGACATCCGAAACATGTTGAACTTCGAAAAGGATTTTCCGTCAGTCACCACCATTGTGTTAGACCGGAATTACCGCTCAACCCAACGCATCCTTGACGCTGCCAACGCAGTTATTTCCAATAACAAAGACCGGCTTGAAAAGAACTTATGGACCGACGTCGGTGACGGCGCAAAGATCGTCGTTCATCACGCCGAAGATGATGGGGGAGAAGCACGCTACATCGTTGACCAGGTCAACCAACTCACCAGCACCGGCAATTACAAACGCGCTGACTGCGTGGTGCTCTACCGGACCAACGCCCAAAGCCGATCCCTTGAAGAAGCCTTGCTCGGTGACGGCCAGGCCTATCAAATCCTTGGCGCCACACGCTTTTATGACCGTGCCGAAGTGAAAGACACGGTGGCCTACCTCACGCTGATCGTGAACCCCGCCAACGACGTGGCAGTTGAACGAGTAATCAACACCCCGCGGCGTGGCATTGGTGACAAAACGGTTGAACTCCTTGCCAATTACGCCGCCCAACACCAGATGCCCCTTTTAGAGGCCTGCCGGCACGTTGACCAGGTGAATGGGCTGGGCGCACGGGCCGTGGCTGCCGTCAAGGCCTTTCTTTCTACCATTGACGACCTTCAAACCCTGCTTGGCCAGCCAGACCTGGAATTAGCGTCCCTCGTTAATGAGGTCATCACCATCAGTGGTATCCGAGAGTTCTATGTGGAACAAGACACCCCCGAAGCACTCGCCAAACTCGAAAACCTGAACGAACTCGTCCAAGGGGCAGAAGATTTTGCCACCCACGACATCGATATCGACGACGACACAAACGGCCTTGCCGCCTACCTCGAACGGGTCAGCCTTTTAGGCGAACAAGACCACCTCGGTGACGCCAGTGAACGCATCACGCTGATGACCATTCACAACGCCAAGGGCTTGGAATATCCGGTGGTTTTTGTTGCCGGTCTCGAAGAAGGCATCTTCCCCCACGAAATGAGTTTGGGTACCCCCGAAGGCCTCCAAGAAGAACGCCGCCTCGCCTATGTGGCGATCACGCGAGCAGAGCAGCGCCTGTTCCTTACCCGCGCAAAACAGCGCACGCTATATGGGCGCGCCACCCTCAACACCCCCAGCCGATTCCTACGAGAAGTGCCCGACAACCTGGTTGATGGATCCACAACCGTGGGACGACCGAAACAAATCAAGAACCGTCTTGCTGCCGCACGCAAACGGGTAGCTGAAACCCCCACCTTTGTAGTTGGTGAGATCGTCACCCACGCCCACTTTGGCCGTGGTGTAGTCCTTGACTTGCCCGACGGTAAACAGGACGAAATTATCGTCAAGTTCGACAAGGCAGGCAAAAAACGCCTCTCCTTAGCGCTTGCGAACCTCACCGCCGCTGAATATGGTAATTAA
- a CDS encoding GTP pyrophosphokinase family protein: MKDETAINERVEQLFKEFMFDEQATEWVRDRTKTVERMLSRYQCAIYEIETKFNVLNTEFSLDHDRNPINSIHSRLKTFDSIVEKIQRRGLPQTFESIEENLHDIAGVRVVCTFPEDIYHLRNALLKQDDIYLIEEKDYVKNPKPNGYRSLHLIVKVPVFLAAEKHLMKVEIQMRTIAMNFWASLEHQIRYKKDIEFTEEMANELKECAELSATLDKRMDTLRKATIERTAPSI; encoded by the coding sequence ATGAAAGACGAGACCGCGATTAACGAGCGTGTTGAACAACTATTCAAAGAGTTCATGTTCGATGAACAGGCCACTGAGTGGGTTCGTGATCGCACCAAAACGGTTGAGCGTATGTTGTCGCGCTACCAATGCGCTATCTATGAAATCGAGACGAAGTTCAACGTGCTCAACACAGAGTTTTCTCTCGATCACGACCGCAATCCGATCAACAGCATTCATTCTCGACTTAAAACCTTTGACAGTATCGTTGAGAAAATCCAGCGGCGTGGACTGCCCCAAACTTTTGAATCGATTGAAGAGAACCTGCACGACATCGCTGGGGTTCGGGTGGTCTGCACCTTTCCAGAGGATATTTACCACCTGCGGAACGCCCTCTTAAAACAGGACGATATCTACCTGATCGAAGAGAAGGATTACGTCAAAAACCCCAAGCCCAACGGATACCGCAGTTTGCACCTCATCGTGAAAGTGCCCGTCTTTTTGGCTGCCGAAAAGCACCTGATGAAGGTTGAGATTCAGATGCGCACCATTGCGATGAACTTTTGGGCCAGCCTTGAACACCAGATTCGGTACAAGAAAGACATCGAATTCACCGAAGAAATGGCAAATGAGCTCAAAGAATGTGCGGAACTCTCCGCCACCCTTGACAAGCGCATGGACACGTTGCGTAAAGCGACCATTGAGCGAACCGCCCCCTCCATCTAA
- a CDS encoding AI-2E family transporter — protein sequence MAAPSASTQHSERLLRTILRIVPGPALFTALWCFVIILALNALQLLGAVASKITLVIIPLALAVLLSMLLNPVVDLIQRWIPKLPRGISAIVVVIAFFGIALTAVSIAITELIGSAQNLSGFVDQSIQVLSEWLKNTPLNINSDFLGEIQMKATEWIQSNWQSITNNAVALGSNVAAMGTSTLLLILGLIYFLADGKKIWRWVVKLLPKFAEEPTYQAFRRGAKSLGSYVRTMLLVACFDATIIGLASFFLGVPLLIPIVILIFLGVFIPLVGPVITGLVVILVALAGKGVSTAVLLAIIVFATQQIDANVLQPLLLGNAVNIHPLAVLIAITVGSSVFGLIGMVFAVPVVALINTVMRYYIGQDPFPELGEDITLEGVTSSNNDNDLPEPQSDIK from the coding sequence ATGGCGGCACCTTCAGCGAGTACTCAGCATTCAGAACGCCTGCTACGAACAATTCTCAGAATTGTGCCAGGACCCGCGCTTTTTACTGCCTTGTGGTGTTTTGTCATCATTCTGGCCTTAAACGCGTTACAACTCCTTGGTGCAGTAGCGAGCAAAATTACGTTAGTCATCATCCCGTTGGCGCTGGCGGTGTTGCTCTCGATGCTGCTGAATCCTGTCGTTGATCTCATTCAACGGTGGATCCCTAAACTGCCTCGGGGCATCTCAGCGATTGTTGTTGTTATTGCCTTTTTTGGTATCGCCTTGACTGCTGTCTCCATCGCAATCACCGAGCTAATTGGGTCAGCGCAAAACCTGAGTGGGTTTGTTGACCAATCCATTCAAGTCCTATCTGAATGGTTGAAAAATACCCCACTCAATATCAATAGTGATTTCCTTGGCGAAATTCAAATGAAAGCAACAGAGTGGATTCAGTCGAATTGGCAATCCATAACGAACAATGCCGTTGCGCTTGGGTCTAACGTTGCCGCAATGGGTACAAGCACGTTGCTGCTTATCCTTGGCCTCATTTATTTCTTGGCAGATGGAAAAAAGATTTGGCGCTGGGTCGTCAAATTGCTACCTAAATTTGCAGAGGAACCGACCTACCAGGCGTTCCGCCGTGGAGCAAAGTCGTTGGGATCATATGTACGTACGATGCTCCTCGTAGCTTGTTTTGACGCCACGATCATCGGGCTAGCCTCGTTCTTCCTCGGGGTTCCACTACTCATTCCAATTGTCATCTTGATTTTCTTAGGGGTCTTCATTCCCCTTGTTGGCCCTGTTATCACCGGCCTTGTAGTGATTTTGGTTGCCCTTGCAGGGAAAGGCGTCAGCACTGCGGTTCTTTTGGCCATCATTGTGTTTGCGACACAGCAGATCGATGCCAATGTTTTACAGCCATTGTTGTTGGGGAATGCCGTTAATATTCACCCACTCGCCGTGTTGATAGCGATCACGGTTGGGTCCAGTGTCTTTGGGCTCATCGGCATGGTTTTTGCAGTTCCGGTCGTCGCACTCATTAACACGGTGATGCGCTATTACATCGGCCAAGACCCCTTCCCTGAACTCGGTGAAGACATCACTCTTGAGGGCGTAACGTCAAGTAACAACGACAACGACTTACCTGAACCGCAATCGGATATTAAATAG
- a CDS encoding AI-2E family transporter — protein MEATSGQNGSPVKPSETIYATLVSSVPAPVIATTAWGLATIIIVYAARLIGEMLGETQLILIPMGIAILLAMLLYPLVDWLDTHLPKIPRMVHALIVVIGFIGATVWVFYFAGGELIESGQHFRSFLDQSTQIIYEWTDQLPIEINSDLLPQFQKEASSWLQSNWRGLSNNVVAIGSNVATMVAGTLLVIIGLLFFLADGKRIWRWVVRLLPKQAEEPTYQAFRRGAKTLSSYVQSLLLVAAFDAFFIGLGAFFLGLPLVVPITILVFIGAFIPILGATLTGMIAVLIALAVKGVTGALIMVAVVLATQQLEGNILQPLLLGSAVSIHPLAVLLVITFATAQFGIAGALFAVPIAALVNSVMRYYLGDDPFPELAEDRTKTLNAPITNA, from the coding sequence ATGGAAGCGACATCTGGCCAGAATGGTTCTCCGGTGAAACCCAGCGAAACGATTTACGCAACGCTAGTGAGTTCTGTACCTGCACCGGTTATTGCCACAACAGCCTGGGGCCTTGCCACCATCATCATTGTCTATGCAGCCCGCCTTATTGGTGAGATGCTCGGCGAAACACAACTTATCCTGATCCCCATGGGTATTGCCATTTTGTTGGCGATGCTGCTGTACCCCTTGGTGGACTGGCTGGATACTCACCTACCAAAGATTCCGCGTATGGTGCATGCCCTTATTGTGGTGATTGGATTTATTGGTGCCACCGTCTGGGTGTTTTATTTTGCTGGTGGTGAGTTGATCGAATCAGGTCAGCATTTCCGATCATTCTTAGATCAGTCGACCCAGATTATTTATGAATGGACAGACCAGTTGCCCATCGAGATCAATAGCGACCTTCTCCCCCAATTCCAAAAAGAAGCAAGCTCTTGGCTTCAATCAAATTGGCGCGGTCTGTCCAATAACGTTGTGGCTATCGGGTCAAACGTCGCCACGATGGTTGCCGGAACACTCCTTGTCATTATTGGCCTGCTGTTTTTCCTTGCCGATGGCAAACGTATCTGGCGCTGGGTAGTTCGCCTCCTACCGAAACAAGCTGAGGAACCGACCTACCAAGCGTTCCGTCGTGGCGCAAAAACGCTGAGTTCCTATGTGCAATCGCTGCTCTTAGTGGCAGCCTTCGACGCCTTTTTCATCGGCCTTGGCGCGTTCTTCCTCGGCCTTCCGCTGGTCGTCCCCATCACCATTTTGGTTTTTATCGGTGCCTTCATCCCCATCCTCGGCGCAACCTTAACCGGTATGATCGCAGTCCTTATCGCGCTCGCAGTGAAGGGTGTCACAGGGGCATTGATCATGGTGGCAGTCGTGCTGGCCACCCAACAACTCGAAGGTAACATTCTGCAGCCGTTGCTATTGGGCAGTGCGGTAAGCATCCACCCACTAGCCGTGCTACTGGTTATCACCTTTGCAACGGCTCAATTCGGTATCGCAGGGGCACTATTTGCAGTTCCAATTGCTGCACTAGTGAACTCTGTCATGCGGTATTACTTGGGTGACGACCCCTTCCCAGAATTGGCTGAAGACCGCACCAAAACGTTAAACGCACCAATAACAAACGCATAA